One genomic window of Dehalococcoidia bacterium includes the following:
- a CDS encoding antibiotic biosynthesis monooxygenase: MFIATNNFKVAKGREQDFENSWRNRRTYLDDVPGFISFALLKGDNEGEYVSMTTWESRQAFLDWTKSEAFALGHRQGSVAGVLEGPPVVRLYEAVLEQKAPARA, encoded by the coding sequence ATGTTCATTGCTACGAACAACTTCAAGGTCGCGAAGGGGCGCGAACAGGACTTCGAGAACTCCTGGCGCAACCGGCGCACCTATCTCGATGACGTGCCGGGCTTCATCAGCTTCGCCCTGCTGAAGGGCGACAACGAAGGCGAGTACGTGAGCATGACCACCTGGGAGAGCCGCCAGGCATTCCTGGACTGGACGAAGAGCGAAGCGTTCGCCCTGGGGCACCGGCAGGGGTCGGTCGCCGGCGTGCTGGAGGGGCCGCCGGTCGTGCGGCTTTACGAGGCGGTCCTGGAGCAGAAGGCGCCGGCGCGCGCCTAG